AATGTCAACTTTTGCCTTGTTTCTGTCAGTAATTTTCATCTGAATTTGCCcttgccctccctcctgcctcattTTCTGCCCATCCAAATGCATGACCCAGAAGGGAGCCTCTTTCCCTCAGTAAAGCATGCCACCTATAGTCAGTATTTCCGAAGATGGCTAGAGGaagaaattgttttgttttagatcaGAAGAAGGTCAATAAGGAAGAGTGAGTGCCAGCTATCTTAGCCTTTCCCTCCTCACTCCAGACCCACAGGCAAGGGTACTCCCAAGTCCAAGTTGGGAGGGCAGGGGTGTCATGGGGTTACACATACATCTGGCAAAGGAGTGAGATGAAACACCGCATTAAGAGTTCACCCAGCATGACATACATCAGTTAGGTCTGTGTTTATTGTTGGAAAGAGGGTACCCTCTCAGAAACTACACTGCATGGATGTGATCAGCCACCTGTGGGAGTCACCAAGAGATTATATGCAAATCTACTTCTGAAGCGTCTAAGGACACTCAGGGCTTCTAGCGGCAACCCCAGGGAAGCAGGATTAGAATCCACTTGTCATTTCCCAAGTGGAATAAAGGTTGTGAGGACAGAGGGGGATGGTCAGCCaacaatcaagaaaagaaaacccggacttccctggcagtccagtggttaagactccacccttccactgcagagggcatgggttcaatccctggttggggaactaagatcccgcatgccacatggcatggccaaaaaaaaaaaagaaagaaaacccaaaaagcTAGAAATTGGCAACACCCATATCCTTAACCCTCCAAAGAGAGGGGCCTTCCACACTCTCATCTCCTGCTGGTCAGGGTTTTGAGCCTGTGAAGCAAAGGCCTGGACACCGCCCTGGAGCTCTGATGAATTCTCCAAGGTGAAGGTCACTCTGTGAGCCTCCTGGAAGTGCACCAACATCTCCTTTCACCtcccacacacacattcacatttaCTGTGCCTTTCTTCTGCATTGCCTGAGGTCAGGCTTTCTTTTGATACCATACTCTACTTGTTTTCATTTGGAGGGTCCTGTTTCCCTTGCGATACTGGTTACCAAgtatgtgtgttatttttttaaaaatatactgtgaaGACCAGTACAATCTTATTCCCCTAGTCACCACTGCTTCCTCTTTTGCCTGAGATATAGCTACTGTTAATAGCCTAGTATATATTCTACCATGCATTTAAATATTCCACTAGGAAGagataccataatttatttatctaatcCCTTATTTGTTGCAACAGTGGAAAATAATTAGGTCAAAAAATATGACTTCTTAAAGATTTTAATAAGCATTGTCAAACTGTCCTCTAAAAAGACCCCACCAATTTATAATCTCACAACAGTGAAGGAGGATATCTGTTTCCCCGTGTCCTCAATCATACTAGACAATATCAGGCCACGAGGTCAGGCAAGTTTCGCCATCTAATAGGCCAAAGATATCTGAAGGTGTTTTTTAATTTACACTTCTCTATTATTTGTGaagttgagcttttttttttcactttttattggtTCTTGATTCTTTTGTGAGTTGTGTTACTAAGTTATTCTTTTCACATCAATTTATAAGAGATCTTTGTACAAGATCTTTAGATTCCTTTGATGTGTTTTACAAATATCTTTCTCAATTTATTACTCATTGTTTGCATGTATGCTCTCCTCAGCTATGTATACTTAATtgtgtacacatgtatgtatttgtacatctttctctctatatatatgttttactGTTAAGAAGTCACAGTTCTATCTAGGTGTGATACTGAGACAAGTTTTCCCTACCTCAAGTTTATGAACACATTGTCATGCTTTCTTTTAGTGCTTTTgtgcacttatttttttatattcaaatattttgagaatgcattttaaaacagtaaatgaGGTGGAGAACAAATCCCACCCACTAAATAACTGACCAGTTGTTCCAAATCCATTTATTGTGTGGTCCATCTCGCCCCATTGGTTTGAAATGTTCCGTTTGTAATTCGCTGAATTCTCCTTTACACTTGGATTAATTATTgagtattttgtttcattgacttACTTATGTATTATTATGCCAGTCCTGcatttttttaactattatgtcactgtacttttttttttttttttttttttttttgtggtacgcgggcctctcactgttgtggcctctcccattgcggagcacaggctccggacgcgcaggctcagtggccatggctcacgggcccagccgctccgcggcacgtgggatcttcccggaccggggcacgaacccgtgtcctctgcatcggcaggcggactctcaaccactgcgccaccaggaaagcccctcattGTACATTTTAACGCAGGTTGGTTGGGTGAGGGGAGCATATCCCCCTCACCGACACGATGTTACTCttcctttttcagaattttcctggCTCTTCTTACACATCTATTCTCACTGAGCTTTAGATTGTTCTGTTGATCTCTCCAGGAGTCTTACTGAGATATAACTCCCATTGACTGGACCTGTGCATTAGTTTAAGTAGAACTGATGTTTTACATGTTGATTCTTCTAAGCAAATTATGTCTGTACTTGTTCTTTTATATTAAGCAGAACTTTATAGTTTTTCCTTGTAGATCCTatacatttattatgttttatccCCTGAGCTATTTTAGCTTTGTTATTGCTGTCATGACAGAGTGCTTTTCTTCCATTACAGTCTTCTACAGATTGCTGTTTCTTAACCTTCGGTGGTTAATATTACCCATGTCCCTCTCAGAATGTGGCCTCAGGCCCTTGATTCACCAGGTTTGCGGCCTTCTCCTGGATCAGAAGCCATTAGGGGGCAGAAGAAACTTCCCGAGACAGCCCTGAATGTGGTTCATTCCTTCTTCTTTGCCCCACCTTCTAGAGGCCACTACTTATGCTCTGTGTATGGGGCACGGCTGATGGTACCAGCTGGCCGGGGGCTCATCGTGGTCATCTCCTCCATTGGTGGGCTGCAGTATTTCTTCAACGTCCCCTATGGCGTGGGCAAAGCTGCGGTGAGGACCCACTGGCACAGGGGTTGGGGACAGTCGTGGTACCCATAGCTCAGGAGAGACAGTCCCCGGTAGTCAGAGTGGTGAGGCTGACTGACCCTCACCTCTTCCTCTGCCCCTGCATGGATGGTTCCTTTGCCTGGGCTCCTCTCAGCTGGCCAGCCTAGGCAGTGCACTGGGGAAGGTGGACAGCTGAGACAGGGCTCCTGGGAAGGCCAGGAGGTTGGGGCATCCTCGGTGGAAgcagggaaggcaggggagggaggtgacATGACCAGGTGCCCTGGCTCCCACCTGGCCTTCTGTCCCTCTGCAGTGCGACAGGCTGGCTGCTGACTGTGCCCAGGAGCTGCGGTGCCACGGGGTCAGCTACGTGTCGCTTTGGCCAGGGTTGGTGCAGACAGAACTGCTGAAGGAGCACGTGATGAAGGAGGAGAACACTGCTGATCCCCTTGTTGAGCAGGTTGGCAAGGGGAGGGCGAGGGTGGCAGAAAATGTGGGGATCAGCCACTCCATCCCCACATCCTCCAACCGCAAGACAGTAACAACAGAGTAAATACCCAGGTGCTTGTCGCGGCAGGCGCAGGGCTGAGCACTGACACACAttatgtccttttcttctgtaaGGGAGACGgtgtctccatttcacagacggggaaactgaaactcagggaggctaagaaacttgctcaaggtcacatgtgCCATAAGTGGAAAGATTATACAgctccaaagcccatgccctTGACCTCTGCTCTGAACTAATCTAGAAGGCCCAGACATAATTGACAACCCTACATCCTTCCACTTAGGAAAGGCAGTTGGTCCTGGTCCTGGGGTACAGGGCTCACTGGATGTGGGGAGGAATGATTCCCGTACCTTCTGAGATGCTGAGTCCTGCAGGTGCAGTGATGAGGGCTTCTGTCTCCTGGACAGAAGCTGAAAGCAGGGAAGGGACTTGGGCAGTGCTCTTGGAAATTAACCCTTCACTTCTCTGCCCCTGTGTTTCAGTTCAAATTTCGTTTCTCATCTGCGGAGACCACAGAAATGAGTGGCAAATGTGTGGTGGCTTTGGCAACAGGTGAAGAGGTTGGGGGCGGCTGGTAACAGGAAAGGGCGTGGAGGATCTTCAGGGTGGTGGCAGTCAGTTCAGGGTCCCGAGCCAGGAATATGCCCTTCTTTTCTCTGGCGTCTGGAGCCCCAAAGGGTCCGATGCCCAGTTTGAGGTGCGGGAGCCTCAGGAACTGGATCCTGGGAGACATGGCCAAGAGCCAGAGGCCCAGGAACCTTCctagaaacagagagaaacaagTCTGGGTCCCTAAGCCTGTCTCGGTAGTGCCCTGGGCCACACCCGGGCCGTCTCAGCTGTCTGTGTGCCCACAGACCCCAATATCCTGAGCCTAAGCGGGAAGGTGCTGCCGTCCTGTGACCTGGCGCGGCGCTACGGCCTGCAGGACGTTGATGGTAAGAGCTCTGGCCCAGCAGCCAGCCTGGacctctcttccttctcacctGGCTCACCccttctcctgccctctctccctgttccctcctccctcaccttccATTCAGTCTCctcagctggggtgggggtgtccGAGGAGTGGGAAGCAAGGGTCTAATCCTTCTTTTCCTGTGGTCCGCAGGCCGCCCCGTCCAGGACTATTTGTCTTTGAGCTCCGCTGTCTCCCATGTCTCCAGCCTGGGCTGGCTGGCCTCCTACTTGCCTGGCTTCCTCCGAGTGCCCAAGTGGGTTATGACCCTTTATGCTAGCAAGTTCTAACC
Above is a genomic segment from Tursiops truncatus isolate mTurTru1 chromosome 2, mTurTru1.mat.Y, whole genome shotgun sequence containing:
- the DHRS1 gene encoding dehydrogenase/reductase SDR family member 1 isoform X2, with product MPAPMKGQVCVVTGASRGIGRGIALQLCQAGATVYITGRNLDTLQATAQEAQSRGGRCVPVVCDSSQESEVRSLFEQVDQEQEGRLDVLVNNAYAGVQVILNNPKKAFWESPASIWDDINNVGLRLRTRRLSGHGSRAQPLRGTWDLPGPGHEPVSSASAGGLSTTAPPGKPLIVHFNAVFYRLLFLNLRWLILPMSLSECGLRPLIHQRPLLMLCVWGTADGTSWPGAHRGHLLHWWAAVFLQRPLWRGQSCGEDPLAQGLGTVVVPIAQERQSPVVRVVRLTDPHLFLCPCMDGSFAWAPLSWPA
- the DHRS1 gene encoding dehydrogenase/reductase SDR family member 1 isoform X1; this translates as MPAPMKGQVCVVTGASRGIGRGIALQLCQAGATVYITGRNLDTLQATAQEAQSRGGRCVPVVCDSSQESEVRSLFEQVDQEQEGRLDVLVNNAYAGVQVILNNPKKAFWESPASIWDDINNVGLRGHYLCSVYGARLMVPAGRGLIVVISSIGGLQYFFNVPYGVGKAACDRLAADCAQELRCHGVSYVSLWPGLVQTELLKEHVMKEENTADPLVEQFKFRFSSAETTEMSGKCVVALATDPNILSLSGKVLPSCDLARRYGLQDVDGRPVQDYLSLSSAVSHVSSLGWLASYLPGFLRVPKWVMTLYASKF